In the Gorilla gorilla gorilla isolate KB3781 chromosome 10, NHGRI_mGorGor1-v2.1_pri, whole genome shotgun sequence genome, one interval contains:
- the POU6F1 gene encoding POU domain, class 6, transcription factor 1 isoform X1: MDPGAGSETSLTVNEQVIVMSGHETIRVLEVGVDAQLPAEEDSKGLEGVAAEGSQSGDPAEASQAAGEAGPDNLGSSAEATGTRPSPPPVKSPPGIPPSPAPAIATFSQAPSQPQASQTLTPLAVQAAPQVLTQENLATVLTGVMVPAGAVTQPLLIPISIAGQVAGQQGLAVWTIPTATVAALPGLTAASPTGGIFKPPLAGLQAAAVLNTALPAPVQAAAPVQASSTAQPRPPAQPQTLFQTQPLLQTTPAILPQPTAATAAAPTPKPVDTPPQITVQPAGFAFSPGIISAASLGGQTQILGSLTTAPVITSAIPSMPGISSQILTNAQGQVIGTLPWVVNSASVAAPAPAQSLQVQAVTPQLLLNAQGQVIATLASSPLPPPVAVRKPSTPESPAKSEVQPIQPTPTVPQPAVVIASPAPAAKPSASAPIPITCSETPTVSQLVSKPHTPSLDEDGINLEEIREFAKNFKIRRLSLGLTQTQVGQALTATEGPAYSQSAICRFEKLDITPKSAQKLKPVLEKWLNEAELRNQEGQQNLMEFVGGEPSKKRKRRTSFTPQAIEALNAYFEKNPLPTGQEITEIAKELNYDREVVRVWFCNRRQTLKNTSKLNVFQIP; the protein is encoded by the exons GTCATCGTGATGTCAGGTCATGAGACCATCCGAGTGCTGGAAGTCGGAGTGGATGCCCAACTCCCTGCTGAGGAAGACAGCAAAGGACTGGAGGGTGTGGCCGCCGAGGGCTCCCAGAGCGGAGACCCTGCTGAAGCCAGTCAAGCTGCTGGTGAAGCTGGGCCAGACAACCTGGGCTCCTCTGCAGAGGCAACTGGTACGAGGCCATCACCCCCACCTG TGAAGTCACCCCCGGGGATCCCTCCGAGCCCTGCCCCTGCCATTGCCACCTTCAGCCAAGCCCCAAGCCAGCCTCAGGCATCGCAGACCCTGACGCCACTGGCTGTACAAGCTGCCCCCCAG GTCTTGACTCAGGAAAACTTAGCCACAGTTCTGACAGGAGTTATGGTTCCAGCAGGGGCAGTTACTCAACCTCTTCTTATCCCCATCAGTATTGCAGGTCAAGTGGCTGGTCAGCAGGGGCTGGCCGTGTGGACAATTCCTACAGCAACCGTGGCTGCCCTCCCAGGACTGACCGCTGCTTCTCCTACGGGGGGAATTTTCAAGCCACCTTTAGCCGGTCTCCAAG CAGCTGCTGTGCTGAACACCGCTCTTCCGGCACCCGTACAAGCTGCCGCACCAGTACAGGCCTCCTCGACGGCCCAACCCCGGCCACCAGCCCAGCCCCAGACGCTGTTCCAGACCCAGCCGCTGCTGCAGACCACACCTGCCATCCTCCCGCAGCCCACTGCTGCCACCGCTGCTGCCCCTACCCCCAAGCCAGTGGACACCCCCCCACAGATCACCGTCCAGCCTGCAGGCTTCGCATTTAGCCCAGGAATC ATCAGTGCTGCTTCCCTCGGGGGACAGACCCAGATCCTGGGGTCCCTCACTACAGCTCCAGTCATTACCAGCGCCATTCCCAGCATGCCAGGGATCAGCAGTCAGATCCTCACCAATGCTCAGGGACAG GTTATTGGAACCCTTCCATGGGTAGTGAACTCAGCTAGTGTGGCGGCCCCAGCACCAGCCCAAAGCCTGCAGGTCCAGGCCGTGACACCCCAGCTGTTGTTGAACGCCCAGGGCCAGGTGATTGCGACCCTGGCTAGCAGCCCCCTGCCTCCACCTGTGGCTGTCCGGAAGCCAAGCACACCTGAGTCCCCTGCTAAGAGTGAG GTGCAGCCCATCCAGCCCACACCAACCGTGCCCCAGCCTGCTGTGGTCATTGCCAGCCCAGCTCCAGCAGCCAAGCCATCTGCCTCTGCTCCTATCCCAATTACCTGCTCAGAGACCCCCACCGTCAGCCAGTTGGTGTCCA AGCCACATACTCCAAGTCTGGATGAGGATGGGATCAACTTAGAAGAGATCCGGGAGTTTGCCAAGAACTTTAAGATCCGGCGGCTCTCGCTGGGCCTTACACAGACCCAGGTGGGTCAGGCTCTGACTGCAACGGAAGGTCCAGCCTACAGCCAGTCAGCCATCTGCCG GTTCGAGAAGCTAGACATCACACCCAAGAGTGCCCAGAAGCTAAAGCCGGTGCTGGAAAAGTGGCTAAACGAAGCTGAACTGCGGAATCAGGAAGGCCAGCAGAACCTGATGGAGTTTGTGGGAGGCGAGCCCTCCAAGAAACGCAAACGCCGCACCTCCTTCACCCCCCAGGCCATAGAGGCTCTCAATGCCTATTTTGAGAAGAACCCACTGCCCACAGGCCAGGAGATCACTGAAATTGCTAAGGAGCTCAACTATGACCGTGAGGTAGTGCGGGTCTGGTTCTGCAATCGGCGCCAGACGCTCAAGAACACCAGCAAGCTGAACGTCTTTCAGATCCCTTAG
- the POU6F1 gene encoding POU domain, class 6, transcription factor 1 isoform X2: protein MDPGAGSETSLTVNEQVIVMSGHETIRVLEVGVDAQLPAEEDSKGLEGVAAEGSQSGDPAEASQAAGEAGPDNLGSSAEATGTRPSPPPVKSPPGIPPSPAPAIATFSQAPSQPQASQTLTPLAVQAAPQVLTQENLATVLTGVMVPAGAVTQPLLIPISIAGQVAGQQGLAVWTIPTATVAALPGLTAASPTGGIFKPPLAGLQAAVLNTALPAPVQAAAPVQASSTAQPRPPAQPQTLFQTQPLLQTTPAILPQPTAATAAAPTPKPVDTPPQITVQPAGFAFSPGIISAASLGGQTQILGSLTTAPVITSAIPSMPGISSQILTNAQGQVIGTLPWVVNSASVAAPAPAQSLQVQAVTPQLLLNAQGQVIATLASSPLPPPVAVRKPSTPESPAKSEVQPIQPTPTVPQPAVVIASPAPAAKPSASAPIPITCSETPTVSQLVSKPHTPSLDEDGINLEEIREFAKNFKIRRLSLGLTQTQVGQALTATEGPAYSQSAICRFEKLDITPKSAQKLKPVLEKWLNEAELRNQEGQQNLMEFVGGEPSKKRKRRTSFTPQAIEALNAYFEKNPLPTGQEITEIAKELNYDREVVRVWFCNRRQTLKNTSKLNVFQIP, encoded by the exons GTCATCGTGATGTCAGGTCATGAGACCATCCGAGTGCTGGAAGTCGGAGTGGATGCCCAACTCCCTGCTGAGGAAGACAGCAAAGGACTGGAGGGTGTGGCCGCCGAGGGCTCCCAGAGCGGAGACCCTGCTGAAGCCAGTCAAGCTGCTGGTGAAGCTGGGCCAGACAACCTGGGCTCCTCTGCAGAGGCAACTGGTACGAGGCCATCACCCCCACCTG TGAAGTCACCCCCGGGGATCCCTCCGAGCCCTGCCCCTGCCATTGCCACCTTCAGCCAAGCCCCAAGCCAGCCTCAGGCATCGCAGACCCTGACGCCACTGGCTGTACAAGCTGCCCCCCAG GTCTTGACTCAGGAAAACTTAGCCACAGTTCTGACAGGAGTTATGGTTCCAGCAGGGGCAGTTACTCAACCTCTTCTTATCCCCATCAGTATTGCAGGTCAAGTGGCTGGTCAGCAGGGGCTGGCCGTGTGGACAATTCCTACAGCAACCGTGGCTGCCCTCCCAGGACTGACCGCTGCTTCTCCTACGGGGGGAATTTTCAAGCCACCTTTAGCCGGTCTCCAAG CTGCTGTGCTGAACACCGCTCTTCCGGCACCCGTACAAGCTGCCGCACCAGTACAGGCCTCCTCGACGGCCCAACCCCGGCCACCAGCCCAGCCCCAGACGCTGTTCCAGACCCAGCCGCTGCTGCAGACCACACCTGCCATCCTCCCGCAGCCCACTGCTGCCACCGCTGCTGCCCCTACCCCCAAGCCAGTGGACACCCCCCCACAGATCACCGTCCAGCCTGCAGGCTTCGCATTTAGCCCAGGAATC ATCAGTGCTGCTTCCCTCGGGGGACAGACCCAGATCCTGGGGTCCCTCACTACAGCTCCAGTCATTACCAGCGCCATTCCCAGCATGCCAGGGATCAGCAGTCAGATCCTCACCAATGCTCAGGGACAG GTTATTGGAACCCTTCCATGGGTAGTGAACTCAGCTAGTGTGGCGGCCCCAGCACCAGCCCAAAGCCTGCAGGTCCAGGCCGTGACACCCCAGCTGTTGTTGAACGCCCAGGGCCAGGTGATTGCGACCCTGGCTAGCAGCCCCCTGCCTCCACCTGTGGCTGTCCGGAAGCCAAGCACACCTGAGTCCCCTGCTAAGAGTGAG GTGCAGCCCATCCAGCCCACACCAACCGTGCCCCAGCCTGCTGTGGTCATTGCCAGCCCAGCTCCAGCAGCCAAGCCATCTGCCTCTGCTCCTATCCCAATTACCTGCTCAGAGACCCCCACCGTCAGCCAGTTGGTGTCCA AGCCACATACTCCAAGTCTGGATGAGGATGGGATCAACTTAGAAGAGATCCGGGAGTTTGCCAAGAACTTTAAGATCCGGCGGCTCTCGCTGGGCCTTACACAGACCCAGGTGGGTCAGGCTCTGACTGCAACGGAAGGTCCAGCCTACAGCCAGTCAGCCATCTGCCG GTTCGAGAAGCTAGACATCACACCCAAGAGTGCCCAGAAGCTAAAGCCGGTGCTGGAAAAGTGGCTAAACGAAGCTGAACTGCGGAATCAGGAAGGCCAGCAGAACCTGATGGAGTTTGTGGGAGGCGAGCCCTCCAAGAAACGCAAACGCCGCACCTCCTTCACCCCCCAGGCCATAGAGGCTCTCAATGCCTATTTTGAGAAGAACCCACTGCCCACAGGCCAGGAGATCACTGAAATTGCTAAGGAGCTCAACTATGACCGTGAGGTAGTGCGGGTCTGGTTCTGCAATCGGCGCCAGACGCTCAAGAACACCAGCAAGCTGAACGTCTTTCAGATCCCTTAG
- the POU6F1 gene encoding POU domain, class 6, transcription factor 1 isoform X3, whose product MDPGAGSETSLTVNEQVIVMSGHETIRVLEVGVDAQLPAEEDSKGLEGVAAEGSQSGDPAEASQAAGEAGPDNLGSSAEATVKSPPGIPPSPAPAIATFSQAPSQPQASQTLTPLAVQAAPQVLTQENLATVLTGVMVPAGAVTQPLLIPISIAGQVAGQQGLAVWTIPTATVAALPGLTAASPTGGIFKPPLAGLQAAAVLNTALPAPVQAAAPVQASSTAQPRPPAQPQTLFQTQPLLQTTPAILPQPTAATAAAPTPKPVDTPPQITVQPAGFAFSPGIISAASLGGQTQILGSLTTAPVITSAIPSMPGISSQILTNAQGQVIGTLPWVVNSASVAAPAPAQSLQVQAVTPQLLLNAQGQVIATLASSPLPPPVAVRKPSTPESPAKSEVQPIQPTPTVPQPAVVIASPAPAAKPSASAPIPITCSETPTVSQLVSKPHTPSLDEDGINLEEIREFAKNFKIRRLSLGLTQTQVGQALTATEGPAYSQSAICRFEKLDITPKSAQKLKPVLEKWLNEAELRNQEGQQNLMEFVGGEPSKKRKRRTSFTPQAIEALNAYFEKNPLPTGQEITEIAKELNYDREVVRVWFCNRRQTLKNTSKLNVFQIP is encoded by the exons GTCATCGTGATGTCAGGTCATGAGACCATCCGAGTGCTGGAAGTCGGAGTGGATGCCCAACTCCCTGCTGAGGAAGACAGCAAAGGACTGGAGGGTGTGGCCGCCGAGGGCTCCCAGAGCGGAGACCCTGCTGAAGCCAGTCAAGCTGCTGGTGAAGCTGGGCCAGACAACCTGGGCTCCTCTGCAGAGGCAACTG TGAAGTCACCCCCGGGGATCCCTCCGAGCCCTGCCCCTGCCATTGCCACCTTCAGCCAAGCCCCAAGCCAGCCTCAGGCATCGCAGACCCTGACGCCACTGGCTGTACAAGCTGCCCCCCAG GTCTTGACTCAGGAAAACTTAGCCACAGTTCTGACAGGAGTTATGGTTCCAGCAGGGGCAGTTACTCAACCTCTTCTTATCCCCATCAGTATTGCAGGTCAAGTGGCTGGTCAGCAGGGGCTGGCCGTGTGGACAATTCCTACAGCAACCGTGGCTGCCCTCCCAGGACTGACCGCTGCTTCTCCTACGGGGGGAATTTTCAAGCCACCTTTAGCCGGTCTCCAAG CAGCTGCTGTGCTGAACACCGCTCTTCCGGCACCCGTACAAGCTGCCGCACCAGTACAGGCCTCCTCGACGGCCCAACCCCGGCCACCAGCCCAGCCCCAGACGCTGTTCCAGACCCAGCCGCTGCTGCAGACCACACCTGCCATCCTCCCGCAGCCCACTGCTGCCACCGCTGCTGCCCCTACCCCCAAGCCAGTGGACACCCCCCCACAGATCACCGTCCAGCCTGCAGGCTTCGCATTTAGCCCAGGAATC ATCAGTGCTGCTTCCCTCGGGGGACAGACCCAGATCCTGGGGTCCCTCACTACAGCTCCAGTCATTACCAGCGCCATTCCCAGCATGCCAGGGATCAGCAGTCAGATCCTCACCAATGCTCAGGGACAG GTTATTGGAACCCTTCCATGGGTAGTGAACTCAGCTAGTGTGGCGGCCCCAGCACCAGCCCAAAGCCTGCAGGTCCAGGCCGTGACACCCCAGCTGTTGTTGAACGCCCAGGGCCAGGTGATTGCGACCCTGGCTAGCAGCCCCCTGCCTCCACCTGTGGCTGTCCGGAAGCCAAGCACACCTGAGTCCCCTGCTAAGAGTGAG GTGCAGCCCATCCAGCCCACACCAACCGTGCCCCAGCCTGCTGTGGTCATTGCCAGCCCAGCTCCAGCAGCCAAGCCATCTGCCTCTGCTCCTATCCCAATTACCTGCTCAGAGACCCCCACCGTCAGCCAGTTGGTGTCCA AGCCACATACTCCAAGTCTGGATGAGGATGGGATCAACTTAGAAGAGATCCGGGAGTTTGCCAAGAACTTTAAGATCCGGCGGCTCTCGCTGGGCCTTACACAGACCCAGGTGGGTCAGGCTCTGACTGCAACGGAAGGTCCAGCCTACAGCCAGTCAGCCATCTGCCG GTTCGAGAAGCTAGACATCACACCCAAGAGTGCCCAGAAGCTAAAGCCGGTGCTGGAAAAGTGGCTAAACGAAGCTGAACTGCGGAATCAGGAAGGCCAGCAGAACCTGATGGAGTTTGTGGGAGGCGAGCCCTCCAAGAAACGCAAACGCCGCACCTCCTTCACCCCCCAGGCCATAGAGGCTCTCAATGCCTATTTTGAGAAGAACCCACTGCCCACAGGCCAGGAGATCACTGAAATTGCTAAGGAGCTCAACTATGACCGTGAGGTAGTGCGGGTCTGGTTCTGCAATCGGCGCCAGACGCTCAAGAACACCAGCAAGCTGAACGTCTTTCAGATCCCTTAG
- the POU6F1 gene encoding POU domain, class 6, transcription factor 1 isoform X4, translated as MSGHETIRVLEVGVDAQLPAEEDSKGLEGVAAEGSQSGDPAEASQAAGEAGPDNLGSSAEATGTRPSPPPVKSPPGIPPSPAPAIATFSQAPSQPQASQTLTPLAVQAAPQVLTQENLATVLTGVMVPAGAVTQPLLIPISIAGQVAGQQGLAVWTIPTATVAALPGLTAASPTGGIFKPPLAGLQAAAVLNTALPAPVQAAAPVQASSTAQPRPPAQPQTLFQTQPLLQTTPAILPQPTAATAAAPTPKPVDTPPQITVQPAGFAFSPGIISAASLGGQTQILGSLTTAPVITSAIPSMPGISSQILTNAQGQVIGTLPWVVNSASVAAPAPAQSLQVQAVTPQLLLNAQGQVIATLASSPLPPPVAVRKPSTPESPAKSEVQPIQPTPTVPQPAVVIASPAPAAKPSASAPIPITCSETPTVSQLVSKPHTPSLDEDGINLEEIREFAKNFKIRRLSLGLTQTQVGQALTATEGPAYSQSAICRFEKLDITPKSAQKLKPVLEKWLNEAELRNQEGQQNLMEFVGGEPSKKRKRRTSFTPQAIEALNAYFEKNPLPTGQEITEIAKELNYDREVVRVWFCNRRQTLKNTSKLNVFQIP; from the exons ATGTCAGGTCATGAGACCATCCGAGTGCTGGAAGTCGGAGTGGATGCCCAACTCCCTGCTGAGGAAGACAGCAAAGGACTGGAGGGTGTGGCCGCCGAGGGCTCCCAGAGCGGAGACCCTGCTGAAGCCAGTCAAGCTGCTGGTGAAGCTGGGCCAGACAACCTGGGCTCCTCTGCAGAGGCAACTGGTACGAGGCCATCACCCCCACCTG TGAAGTCACCCCCGGGGATCCCTCCGAGCCCTGCCCCTGCCATTGCCACCTTCAGCCAAGCCCCAAGCCAGCCTCAGGCATCGCAGACCCTGACGCCACTGGCTGTACAAGCTGCCCCCCAG GTCTTGACTCAGGAAAACTTAGCCACAGTTCTGACAGGAGTTATGGTTCCAGCAGGGGCAGTTACTCAACCTCTTCTTATCCCCATCAGTATTGCAGGTCAAGTGGCTGGTCAGCAGGGGCTGGCCGTGTGGACAATTCCTACAGCAACCGTGGCTGCCCTCCCAGGACTGACCGCTGCTTCTCCTACGGGGGGAATTTTCAAGCCACCTTTAGCCGGTCTCCAAG CAGCTGCTGTGCTGAACACCGCTCTTCCGGCACCCGTACAAGCTGCCGCACCAGTACAGGCCTCCTCGACGGCCCAACCCCGGCCACCAGCCCAGCCCCAGACGCTGTTCCAGACCCAGCCGCTGCTGCAGACCACACCTGCCATCCTCCCGCAGCCCACTGCTGCCACCGCTGCTGCCCCTACCCCCAAGCCAGTGGACACCCCCCCACAGATCACCGTCCAGCCTGCAGGCTTCGCATTTAGCCCAGGAATC ATCAGTGCTGCTTCCCTCGGGGGACAGACCCAGATCCTGGGGTCCCTCACTACAGCTCCAGTCATTACCAGCGCCATTCCCAGCATGCCAGGGATCAGCAGTCAGATCCTCACCAATGCTCAGGGACAG GTTATTGGAACCCTTCCATGGGTAGTGAACTCAGCTAGTGTGGCGGCCCCAGCACCAGCCCAAAGCCTGCAGGTCCAGGCCGTGACACCCCAGCTGTTGTTGAACGCCCAGGGCCAGGTGATTGCGACCCTGGCTAGCAGCCCCCTGCCTCCACCTGTGGCTGTCCGGAAGCCAAGCACACCTGAGTCCCCTGCTAAGAGTGAG GTGCAGCCCATCCAGCCCACACCAACCGTGCCCCAGCCTGCTGTGGTCATTGCCAGCCCAGCTCCAGCAGCCAAGCCATCTGCCTCTGCTCCTATCCCAATTACCTGCTCAGAGACCCCCACCGTCAGCCAGTTGGTGTCCA AGCCACATACTCCAAGTCTGGATGAGGATGGGATCAACTTAGAAGAGATCCGGGAGTTTGCCAAGAACTTTAAGATCCGGCGGCTCTCGCTGGGCCTTACACAGACCCAGGTGGGTCAGGCTCTGACTGCAACGGAAGGTCCAGCCTACAGCCAGTCAGCCATCTGCCG GTTCGAGAAGCTAGACATCACACCCAAGAGTGCCCAGAAGCTAAAGCCGGTGCTGGAAAAGTGGCTAAACGAAGCTGAACTGCGGAATCAGGAAGGCCAGCAGAACCTGATGGAGTTTGTGGGAGGCGAGCCCTCCAAGAAACGCAAACGCCGCACCTCCTTCACCCCCCAGGCCATAGAGGCTCTCAATGCCTATTTTGAGAAGAACCCACTGCCCACAGGCCAGGAGATCACTGAAATTGCTAAGGAGCTCAACTATGACCGTGAGGTAGTGCGGGTCTGGTTCTGCAATCGGCGCCAGACGCTCAAGAACACCAGCAAGCTGAACGTCTTTCAGATCCCTTAG
- the POU6F1 gene encoding POU domain, class 6, transcription factor 1 isoform X5 — translation MVPAGAVTQPLLIPISIAGQVAGQQGLAVWTIPTATVAALPGLTAASPTGGIFKPPLAGLQAAAVLNTALPAPVQAAAPVQASSTAQPRPPAQPQTLFQTQPLLQTTPAILPQPTAATAAAPTPKPVDTPPQITVQPAGFAFSPGIISAASLGGQTQILGSLTTAPVITSAIPSMPGISSQILTNAQGQVIGTLPWVVNSASVAAPAPAQSLQVQAVTPQLLLNAQGQVIATLASSPLPPPVAVRKPSTPESPAKSEVQPIQPTPTVPQPAVVIASPAPAAKPSASAPIPITCSETPTVSQLVSKPHTPSLDEDGINLEEIREFAKNFKIRRLSLGLTQTQVGQALTATEGPAYSQSAICRFEKLDITPKSAQKLKPVLEKWLNEAELRNQEGQQNLMEFVGGEPSKKRKRRTSFTPQAIEALNAYFEKNPLPTGQEITEIAKELNYDREVVRVWFCNRRQTLKNTSKLNVFQIP, via the exons ATGGTTCCAGCAGGGGCAGTTACTCAACCTCTTCTTATCCCCATCAGTATTGCAGGTCAAGTGGCTGGTCAGCAGGGGCTGGCCGTGTGGACAATTCCTACAGCAACCGTGGCTGCCCTCCCAGGACTGACCGCTGCTTCTCCTACGGGGGGAATTTTCAAGCCACCTTTAGCCGGTCTCCAAG CAGCTGCTGTGCTGAACACCGCTCTTCCGGCACCCGTACAAGCTGCCGCACCAGTACAGGCCTCCTCGACGGCCCAACCCCGGCCACCAGCCCAGCCCCAGACGCTGTTCCAGACCCAGCCGCTGCTGCAGACCACACCTGCCATCCTCCCGCAGCCCACTGCTGCCACCGCTGCTGCCCCTACCCCCAAGCCAGTGGACACCCCCCCACAGATCACCGTCCAGCCTGCAGGCTTCGCATTTAGCCCAGGAATC ATCAGTGCTGCTTCCCTCGGGGGACAGACCCAGATCCTGGGGTCCCTCACTACAGCTCCAGTCATTACCAGCGCCATTCCCAGCATGCCAGGGATCAGCAGTCAGATCCTCACCAATGCTCAGGGACAG GTTATTGGAACCCTTCCATGGGTAGTGAACTCAGCTAGTGTGGCGGCCCCAGCACCAGCCCAAAGCCTGCAGGTCCAGGCCGTGACACCCCAGCTGTTGTTGAACGCCCAGGGCCAGGTGATTGCGACCCTGGCTAGCAGCCCCCTGCCTCCACCTGTGGCTGTCCGGAAGCCAAGCACACCTGAGTCCCCTGCTAAGAGTGAG GTGCAGCCCATCCAGCCCACACCAACCGTGCCCCAGCCTGCTGTGGTCATTGCCAGCCCAGCTCCAGCAGCCAAGCCATCTGCCTCTGCTCCTATCCCAATTACCTGCTCAGAGACCCCCACCGTCAGCCAGTTGGTGTCCA AGCCACATACTCCAAGTCTGGATGAGGATGGGATCAACTTAGAAGAGATCCGGGAGTTTGCCAAGAACTTTAAGATCCGGCGGCTCTCGCTGGGCCTTACACAGACCCAGGTGGGTCAGGCTCTGACTGCAACGGAAGGTCCAGCCTACAGCCAGTCAGCCATCTGCCG GTTCGAGAAGCTAGACATCACACCCAAGAGTGCCCAGAAGCTAAAGCCGGTGCTGGAAAAGTGGCTAAACGAAGCTGAACTGCGGAATCAGGAAGGCCAGCAGAACCTGATGGAGTTTGTGGGAGGCGAGCCCTCCAAGAAACGCAAACGCCGCACCTCCTTCACCCCCCAGGCCATAGAGGCTCTCAATGCCTATTTTGAGAAGAACCCACTGCCCACAGGCCAGGAGATCACTGAAATTGCTAAGGAGCTCAACTATGACCGTGAGGTAGTGCGGGTCTGGTTCTGCAATCGGCGCCAGACGCTCAAGAACACCAGCAAGCTGAACGTCTTTCAGATCCCTTAG